From one Ignavibacteria bacterium genomic stretch:
- a CDS encoding IS3 family transposase translates to MNFVDLEHLKRQAAHYIENIYNRRRLHSTLGYTTPVDFENNYFRNQKHLP, encoded by the coding sequence ATCAACTTCGTCGATCTCGAGCACCTGAAGCGTCAGGCAGCACACTACATCGAGAACATTTATAATCGCAGACGACTGCATTCAACACTTGGATATACAACCCCCGTTGACTTTGAAAACAACTACTTTCGTAACCAAAAACACCTACCCTAA